The proteins below are encoded in one region of Alistipes communis:
- a CDS encoding triple tyrosine motif-containing protein, with protein MPIKFLYSLFCLLTGVLSAMSSRAAGPGVINLLPSDYRAANKNWAVAEDDAGTLYAGNDKGLLEFDGLQWRLYELPRASIVRSVAPLSHDVIFTGGFEEFGRWDRDASGALRYTSLVPAQRNPRFSDSDFWKIYITPQGVLFQSFHGIYLYDYERVRRLTGEMNMLFLLRAGDEFWVQEMGGPLYRMRQESFERLPDSERFSTTTVRVLLPGPHEGEWIVGTGTDGLWRYDGERFTPWSPALSERLRRDELNCGIRTSRGTYLFGTLFGGLYEAGADGRLLAVLSTENRLLNNSVMALAEDAQQNVWAALDRGLSLLLFCEGVDYHTYNKWAAGSLYDACRWQGKLLLATNQGVFAVDESRLATGVDPSDFRPVAGLSGQAWSFDLLDGRLYVSHNTGVTELRPDFSLVRRSDMGGYGLRRVKLGEKSRTYYASYYKLRLLDDDGTMHEVDGLDESVYRIEADYMRNLWLEHPSKGVYRCRMSDDGRRIEERTLYGGGAGDGLPYKLHLLRVGGRVALMGDDRFFRYNEYTDCIEADTVLDAAFRTVEDIRRVIPYADEWFWVITGSGVWKLRYDGRRSAELTPCAGIPVDNMIYGYEQVARLDDSTCLFCGDNGFELVSSQAVEIPPPPIPPLLESLRASGRRGDEAWYDLSAAVEIPHQRNSVTFRYAPRRGAVPGLRFRHRLTGMESAWSESDRTGTADYARLPQGRYTFEVAVGDVFGRWSEPARFPFVVLTPWYATGWAYAGYVLLLAFTFYCLWLLVMRFYRRRYLRRLRLQEIVALRRANRELTRQIETRDAEIVAQSSTLIGRNEIILRLRDMVNEFQQKQGNRTTAPLWQKVNAYVSSKLDTESDWTLFLIKFEQKHSSYFRIMKERFPDLTTSDLRLSACLKMNLCTKEIASLMSLSVRAVENGRYRLRKKLGLTSAQNLNEFLLHIDSQESGPEDDEK; from the coding sequence ATGCCGATCAAGTTCTTGTACAGCCTGTTTTGTCTCCTGACCGGAGTGCTTTCGGCGATGTCGTCGCGTGCCGCCGGTCCCGGTGTCATCAACCTGCTGCCGTCCGATTATCGGGCGGCCAACAAGAACTGGGCGGTGGCCGAAGACGATGCGGGAACGCTCTATGCCGGCAACGACAAGGGGCTGCTCGAATTCGACGGCCTGCAATGGCGGTTGTACGAACTGCCCCGCGCCTCGATCGTGCGTTCGGTGGCCCCGCTGTCGCACGACGTGATCTTCACGGGCGGGTTCGAGGAGTTCGGGCGCTGGGATCGCGACGCTTCGGGTGCGCTGCGCTATACGTCGCTCGTTCCGGCTCAGCGCAATCCCCGCTTTTCGGACAGCGATTTCTGGAAAATCTACATCACGCCGCAGGGGGTGTTGTTTCAATCGTTCCACGGCATCTACCTTTATGATTACGAGCGCGTCCGCCGCCTGACGGGCGAGATGAACATGCTCTTTCTTCTGCGTGCGGGCGACGAGTTCTGGGTGCAGGAGATGGGCGGCCCGCTCTATCGGATGCGGCAGGAGTCCTTCGAGCGGCTGCCCGACAGCGAACGCTTCTCGACGACGACCGTGCGGGTGCTGCTGCCCGGGCCGCACGAGGGCGAATGGATCGTGGGGACGGGTACCGACGGATTGTGGCGCTACGACGGCGAACGGTTCACGCCGTGGAGTCCGGCGCTGTCGGAGCGGTTGCGGCGCGACGAACTCAACTGCGGCATCCGAACCTCGCGCGGCACCTATCTCTTCGGGACGCTTTTCGGAGGATTGTACGAGGCCGGTGCCGACGGACGGCTGCTCGCGGTTCTTTCGACCGAAAACCGGCTGCTCAACAACAGTGTGATGGCGCTTGCGGAGGATGCGCAACAAAATGTCTGGGCGGCGCTCGACCGGGGACTTTCGTTGCTGCTGTTCTGCGAAGGGGTGGATTACCATACCTACAACAAGTGGGCGGCCGGTTCGCTCTACGACGCCTGCCGCTGGCAGGGGAAGTTGCTGCTGGCTACCAACCAGGGGGTCTTCGCCGTCGACGAGAGCCGTCTGGCGACGGGCGTCGATCCCTCCGATTTCCGCCCCGTGGCCGGCCTGAGCGGTCAGGCGTGGTCGTTCGACCTGCTCGACGGGCGGCTCTACGTGAGCCACAACACGGGCGTCACCGAACTCCGTCCCGATTTTTCGCTGGTACGCCGTTCCGACATGGGCGGTTACGGGTTGCGGCGGGTGAAACTGGGCGAAAAGAGCCGCACCTACTACGCCTCCTATTACAAGTTGCGGCTGCTCGACGACGACGGTACGATGCACGAGGTCGACGGACTGGACGAATCGGTCTACCGCATCGAGGCGGATTATATGCGCAACCTCTGGCTCGAACATCCGTCGAAAGGGGTCTACCGCTGCCGCATGAGCGACGACGGCCGGCGCATCGAGGAGCGGACGCTCTACGGAGGCGGTGCGGGCGACGGACTGCCCTACAAACTCCATTTGCTGCGCGTGGGCGGCCGCGTGGCGCTCATGGGCGACGACAGGTTTTTCCGTTACAACGAATATACGGACTGCATCGAGGCGGATACGGTGCTCGATGCGGCGTTCCGCACGGTGGAGGACATCCGCCGCGTGATTCCCTATGCCGACGAATGGTTCTGGGTCATTACCGGCAGCGGCGTCTGGAAATTGCGTTACGACGGCCGGCGCAGTGCCGAATTGACGCCGTGCGCCGGCATTCCGGTCGACAACATGATCTACGGGTACGAACAGGTGGCGCGGCTCGACGATTCGACCTGTCTTTTCTGCGGGGACAACGGCTTCGAACTCGTCTCATCGCAGGCCGTCGAAATCCCCCCCCCTCCGATTCCTCCGCTACTCGAATCGCTGCGTGCGTCGGGGCGCCGGGGCGATGAGGCGTGGTACGATCTCTCGGCTGCGGTCGAGATTCCTCACCAGCGCAACTCGGTGACTTTCCGCTACGCTCCGCGTCGGGGCGCGGTTCCCGGCCTGCGTTTCCGCCACCGCCTGACGGGCATGGAGAGCGCATGGTCGGAGTCCGACCGGACGGGAACGGCCGATTACGCCCGTTTGCCGCAGGGGCGCTACACCTTCGAGGTCGCCGTGGGCGACGTGTTCGGCCGCTGGTCGGAACCCGCCCGTTTCCCGTTCGTCGTTCTCACGCCCTGGTACGCTACCGGCTGGGCCTATGCGGGCTACGTGCTGCTGCTGGCCTTCACTTTCTATTGTCTGTGGCTGTTGGTGATGCGTTTCTATCGCCGGCGTTACCTGCGGCGTCTGCGCTTGCAGGAGATCGTCGCGTTGCGGCGCGCCAACCGGGAGCTGACCCGGCAGATCGAGACGCGCGACGCCGAGATCGTGGCGCAGAGTTCGACGCTCATCGGGCGCAACGAGATCATCCTGCGCCTGCGCGACATGGTCAACGAGTTCCAGCAGAAGCAGGGCAACCGCACGACGGCGCCCCTGTGGCAGAAAGTCAACGCCTATGTAAGCAGCAAACTCGATACGGAGAGCGACTGGACGCTGTTCCTGATCAAGTTCGAGCAGAAGCACTCTTCCTATTTCCGCATCATGAAGGAACGCTTCCCCGACCTGACGACCAGCGATCTGCGTCTGAGCGCCTGCCTGAAAATGAATCTTTGTACCAAGGAGATCGCCTCGCTGATGAGTCTGTCGGTGCGGGCGGTCGAGAACGGCCGTTACCGGCTGCGAAAGAAACTCGGATTGACTTCGGCCCAGAATTTGAACGAATTCCTCTTGCATATCGATTCGCAGGAGTCGGGGCCGGAGGATGATGAGAAGTAG
- a CDS encoding SusC/RagA family TonB-linked outer membrane protein has protein sequence MKKNRPESCGVGRLLFKAFVSVVLLLAASVSGAFAQSTIDVTGKVIDADGQPVVGASVVVAGTYTGTTTGADGGFALKAREGQELEVSFIGMSTQRVPVSAVPVTVTLESESTMIEQAVVIGYGTAKKRDLTGSIVNVDAATIANRPASNPLASLQGRVAGVQITNSGRAGQDPEIRIRGTNSINGFAPLYVVDGMFTDNINYLNANDIESFEILKDPSSLAIFGVRGANGVIIVTTKRAKMGQTVVNVNQSVGVKHVGHRMSLTNGPQFKELYNEQLSNMGGDPFDYTYYQANTDWQDAIFQNAMISQTTASIMGANEKSNFYLGVGYTYEQGSIVGEEMQKVTVNFSDEYKMKDWLKFGVQMNGAYMLPADAKNVTGAIHAAPISPIYDDTTGGYYKLPSFQSSQISNPMIDIEEFAAHNKAQNYRFAGNVYGEINFLPELKFRAAFSIDYLSNNSRLFTPVKYEYDPDLGTINARSDRESLSQTKSNTLNAQQDYILTYAKTFADKHDLTLMAGLTTNFTNYEELTGGRSQNVASADLPIPNDPDKWWISSIGDTASATNGGSQYRKFTMSYLFRALYNYNRRYLVNFSFRRDGASVFKYTGNTWDNFYSVGAGWIMSEENFMRNQHVIDYLKIKGSYGVLGNQNVGTEGGNYPAFPTLNSSNAIFGDNIISSYAQAYLATNLRWEKTKAWEVGFEMQMFNQRLHIEPTYYSKKTEDLICYLESFMGAQDGLINSGSIRNRGFELSGSWSDTIGDDFRYTVSGNLTTIDNEVLTLGKTYYQGDKSVAVSEPGKPIGYFYGYEVEGIYQNKADIASSPENTLAAVAPGDLKFRDVTGDGKITEADRTMIGNPTPDFTYGYSVNLQYKNFDLGIDFQGVYGNEIFNTSFLSAYAQYNYHTKRLGRWNGEGTSNWEPILDSSRATQMMNSSYFIEDGSYLRLKNIQLGYSFGDRILKKIRLKALRVFMNIDNLATWSHNTGYTPEIGGTALAFGIDTGDTYPMPTTITFGVNVSF, from the coding sequence ATGAAAAAGAATCGACCAGAGAGTTGCGGCGTCGGCCGCCTCTTGTTCAAGGCGTTTGTATCGGTCGTTCTGCTGCTCGCGGCCTCCGTATCGGGCGCCTTCGCGCAGAGCACGATCGATGTAACGGGAAAAGTCATCGATGCGGACGGGCAGCCTGTCGTAGGCGCCAGCGTCGTGGTCGCGGGGACGTACACGGGTACGACCACGGGCGCGGACGGCGGTTTCGCACTGAAAGCCCGCGAGGGGCAGGAGTTGGAGGTTTCGTTCATCGGTATGTCCACGCAGCGCGTGCCCGTATCGGCCGTGCCGGTTACGGTGACGCTCGAAAGCGAGTCGACGATGATCGAGCAGGCCGTGGTGATCGGTTACGGTACGGCCAAGAAACGCGATCTGACGGGTTCGATCGTCAACGTCGACGCCGCGACGATCGCCAACCGTCCGGCGTCGAACCCGCTGGCCTCGTTGCAGGGCCGCGTGGCCGGTGTGCAGATCACCAATTCGGGTCGGGCCGGACAGGATCCCGAAATCCGTATCCGCGGTACGAACTCGATCAACGGCTTCGCACCGCTCTATGTGGTGGACGGAATGTTCACCGACAACATCAACTACCTCAATGCGAATGACATCGAATCGTTCGAGATTCTGAAAGACCCCTCGTCGCTGGCTATCTTCGGCGTGCGCGGCGCCAACGGCGTCATCATCGTCACGACCAAACGCGCCAAGATGGGGCAGACGGTGGTGAACGTCAACCAGTCGGTGGGCGTGAAGCACGTGGGGCACCGCATGTCGCTGACCAACGGGCCGCAGTTCAAGGAGCTCTACAACGAGCAGCTTTCGAACATGGGCGGCGATCCGTTCGACTATACCTATTATCAGGCCAATACCGACTGGCAGGACGCCATCTTCCAGAATGCCATGATCAGCCAGACGACGGCCAGCATCATGGGCGCCAACGAAAAGAGCAACTTCTATCTGGGCGTGGGCTACACCTACGAGCAGGGCAGCATCGTGGGTGAGGAGATGCAGAAGGTGACCGTCAATTTCAGCGACGAGTACAAGATGAAGGACTGGCTCAAATTCGGCGTGCAGATGAACGGCGCCTACATGTTGCCGGCCGATGCGAAGAACGTGACCGGCGCCATCCATGCGGCTCCGATCTCGCCGATCTACGACGATACGACGGGCGGCTACTACAAACTGCCTTCGTTCCAGAGTTCGCAGATCTCCAACCCGATGATCGACATCGAGGAGTTCGCCGCCCACAACAAGGCGCAGAACTACCGCTTCGCAGGCAATGTCTACGGCGAGATCAATTTCCTGCCCGAACTGAAATTCCGCGCCGCCTTCTCGATCGACTACCTGTCGAACAATTCGCGGCTCTTCACGCCCGTGAAATACGAATACGATCCCGATCTGGGGACGATCAACGCCCGCAGCGACCGCGAGTCGCTGTCGCAGACGAAGTCCAACACGCTCAATGCGCAGCAGGACTACATCCTCACCTATGCGAAGACCTTCGCCGACAAGCACGACCTGACGCTGATGGCCGGTCTGACGACCAACTTCACCAACTACGAGGAGCTCACCGGCGGCCGCAGCCAGAACGTCGCTTCGGCCGACCTGCCGATTCCGAACGATCCCGACAAGTGGTGGATCTCGTCGATCGGCGACACGGCGTCGGCGACCAACGGCGGCTCGCAGTACCGCAAGTTCACGATGTCGTACCTGTTCCGTGCGCTCTACAACTACAACCGCCGCTACCTGGTCAACTTCTCGTTCCGCCGCGACGGTGCGTCGGTGTTCAAGTACACGGGCAACACGTGGGACAACTTCTACTCGGTCGGTGCCGGATGGATCATGTCCGAAGAGAATTTCATGCGCAACCAGCATGTGATCGACTACTTGAAGATCAAGGGGTCGTACGGCGTGCTGGGTAACCAGAACGTCGGTACCGAGGGCGGCAATTATCCCGCGTTCCCGACGCTCAACTCCTCGAACGCCATCTTCGGCGACAACATCATCTCCTCCTATGCGCAGGCCTATCTGGCGACGAATCTGCGCTGGGAGAAGACCAAGGCGTGGGAAGTGGGCTTCGAGATGCAGATGTTCAACCAGCGCCTGCACATCGAGCCGACCTATTACAGCAAGAAGACCGAAGACCTGATCTGCTACCTCGAATCGTTCATGGGCGCGCAGGACGGTCTGATCAATTCGGGTTCGATCCGCAACCGCGGCTTCGAGTTGTCGGGATCGTGGAGCGACACGATCGGCGACGATTTCCGCTATACCGTTTCGGGTAACCTGACCACGATCGACAACGAGGTGCTCACGTTGGGCAAGACCTACTATCAGGGCGACAAGAGCGTGGCCGTATCGGAACCGGGCAAGCCCATCGGTTATTTCTACGGCTACGAGGTCGAGGGCATCTACCAGAACAAGGCCGACATCGCCTCGTCGCCGGAAAACACGCTGGCGGCCGTGGCTCCGGGCGACCTGAAATTCCGCGATGTCACGGGCGACGGCAAGATCACCGAAGCCGACCGTACGATGATCGGCAATCCTACGCCCGATTTCACCTACGGTTACTCGGTCAACCTGCAATACAAGAATTTCGATCTGGGTATCGACTTCCAGGGTGTCTACGGAAACGAGATCTTCAATACGAGCTTCCTGTCGGCATATGCACAGTATAATTATCATACCAAGCGTCTGGGACGTTGGAACGGCGAGGGCACGTCGAACTGGGAGCCGATTCTCGATTCATCGCGCGCCACGCAGATGATGAATTCGAGCTACTTCATCGAGGACGGCAGTTACCTGCGTCTGAAAAACATCCAGCTGGGTTACAGTTTCGGCGACCGGATCCTCAAGAAGATCCGTCTCAAAGCGCTGCGCGTGTTCATGAACATCGACAACCTGGCCACCTGGTCGCACAACACCGGCTATACGCCCGAGATCGGCGGTACGGCCCTTGCGTTCGGCATCGACACGGGCGACACCTACCCCATGCCGACGACCATTACTTTCGGTGTAAACGTGTCTTTCTAA
- a CDS encoding RagB/SusD family nutrient uptake outer membrane protein, with protein sequence MKTIIRNLKLWIIAVAAVASAACSDLLDQRPQGQWTIDDIEGGAYFSQVMALYTKARHYNITSGIPAFAVHYYRSEDSRKGSTTTDGAEHVPMYENFQYSAANSLLNPYWTQNYEIINAANTVLDQMQKAQEAGEQLDEAELQCGMEARFFRGWCYFNLVRAFGEVPLVDFAITNSDEANIPKSSVDKIYELIDADLTAAEGLPRRWESKYIGRVTYGAARALHAKTYGQRGLWSQMYQAAKNVIDTRVYNLDTPFDEIFREEGENSSESVWELQCTATVAQPATNDLGSQFCQVQGCRGSGTSNLGWGWHMADQSIVDVFEEGDPRRDETLLYFSTPSKPWPAIAPATGNAPFNEFLVSQDGLDGDYYNKKAYCSPKLREYYGSNDGFWYNIRMIRYSDVVLMAAEAACEMGGEAMIEEALDYLEQVRARARGTNTNVLPKVTTTNQLELCKAIHHERHVELALEFDRFYDLVRWQEFSIAGAEDGASAVLGNKGYTAKNKYLPLPQEQVDASNGVLVQNPDYAN encoded by the coding sequence ATGAAAACGATCATAAGAAATCTGAAACTCTGGATCATCGCCGTCGCGGCGGTCGCATCGGCCGCGTGCAGCGACCTGCTCGACCAACGCCCGCAGGGCCAGTGGACTATCGACGACATCGAAGGCGGCGCCTACTTTTCGCAGGTAATGGCGCTCTACACCAAGGCGCGCCACTACAATATCACGTCGGGTATTCCCGCCTTCGCGGTGCATTACTACCGTTCGGAGGATTCGCGTAAGGGATCGACCACGACCGACGGTGCGGAACATGTGCCGATGTACGAGAATTTTCAGTATTCGGCGGCCAATTCGCTGTTGAATCCTTATTGGACGCAGAACTACGAGATCATCAATGCGGCCAATACCGTGCTCGACCAGATGCAGAAGGCGCAGGAGGCCGGTGAACAGCTCGATGAGGCGGAACTGCAATGCGGCATGGAAGCTCGCTTCTTCCGCGGCTGGTGCTATTTCAATCTGGTGCGTGCCTTCGGCGAGGTGCCGCTCGTCGACTTCGCCATCACCAATTCCGACGAGGCCAATATCCCCAAATCGTCGGTGGACAAGATCTACGAGTTGATCGACGCCGATCTGACGGCGGCCGAAGGGCTGCCCCGCCGCTGGGAGTCGAAATATATCGGGCGGGTCACTTACGGCGCCGCACGTGCGTTGCATGCCAAGACTTACGGCCAGCGCGGTCTGTGGTCGCAGATGTATCAGGCTGCCAAGAACGTGATCGATACCAGGGTCTACAATCTCGACACGCCGTTCGACGAGATTTTCCGCGAGGAGGGCGAAAACTCTTCGGAATCGGTTTGGGAGTTGCAGTGCACGGCCACCGTCGCGCAGCCCGCGACCAACGATCTGGGCAGTCAGTTCTGCCAGGTGCAGGGCTGCCGCGGTTCGGGTACGAGCAATCTGGGCTGGGGCTGGCACATGGCCGACCAGTCGATCGTCGACGTGTTCGAAGAGGGCGATCCGCGCCGCGACGAGACGCTGCTCTACTTCTCGACCCCTTCGAAGCCGTGGCCTGCGATCGCTCCGGCGACCGGTAACGCCCCCTTCAACGAGTTTCTTGTATCGCAGGACGGTCTGGACGGTGACTACTACAACAAGAAAGCCTATTGCAGTCCCAAACTGCGCGAATATTACGGCAGCAACGACGGATTCTGGTACAACATTCGTATGATCCGTTACTCGGACGTGGTGCTGATGGCTGCCGAAGCGGCCTGCGAGATGGGCGGCGAGGCGATGATCGAGGAGGCGCTGGATTATCTGGAACAGGTGCGCGCCCGTGCCCGCGGCACCAATACGAACGTGCTGCCCAAGGTGACGACGACCAACCAGTTGGAGTTGTGCAAGGCGATCCACCATGAACGCCACGTGGAGCTGGCGCTCGAATTCGACCGCTTCTACGATCTGGTGCGCTGGCAGGAGTTCAGTATCGCCGGTGCGGAGGACGGTGCTTCGGCCGTGCTCGGCAACAAGGGCTACACCGCCAAGAACAAATACCTGCCGCTGCCTCAGGAGCAGGTCGACGCCTCGAACGGCGTACTGGTACAGAATCCCGATTATGCTAATTAA
- a CDS encoding LamG-like jellyroll fold domain-containing protein yields the protein MKFLRYFPLILTTAALLSLGSCKQDLGQDPPFDYPDEGSSGVQLPDPLYHLACDDDLFLDGTLAGEMKTFTGESPMFVDGKSGKAYQNVDGQALILTPDAASTTALKSLGSYSIFMWIKFDGTNKNAAGLFSIGNKTIEVADVAFFLNNGNTTTPSEFFFKGFMQATGASGKPDAWFDAGDDAKIQNMAGVWAHVGVTYDAGTSTITLYHNGGAVCDRVLKDGAFGPMTFDEVSGICLGAFPSQVGLGSGAGWTAEASFYTGAMDEIYLYDQVLTPAQVTALYEQAK from the coding sequence ATGAAATTCCTCAGATATTTTCCGTTGATTTTGACGACCGCGGCGCTTTTGTCCCTCGGATCGTGCAAACAGGATTTGGGTCAGGATCCTCCCTTCGACTATCCGGATGAGGGCTCGTCGGGCGTACAGCTTCCCGATCCGCTCTACCATTTGGCCTGCGACGACGATCTGTTCCTCGACGGAACGCTCGCGGGCGAGATGAAGACCTTCACCGGCGAGTCGCCGATGTTCGTCGACGGCAAGTCGGGCAAAGCCTACCAGAACGTCGACGGCCAGGCGCTCATCCTGACGCCCGACGCCGCTTCGACGACAGCGCTCAAATCGTTGGGCAGCTACTCGATTTTCATGTGGATCAAGTTCGACGGTACGAACAAGAATGCAGCGGGTCTCTTCTCCATCGGCAACAAGACGATCGAGGTGGCCGACGTCGCCTTCTTCCTCAACAACGGCAACACGACCACTCCGTCGGAGTTCTTCTTCAAGGGATTCATGCAGGCGACCGGTGCGAGCGGCAAGCCCGATGCGTGGTTCGATGCCGGCGACGACGCCAAGATACAGAATATGGCCGGCGTCTGGGCGCATGTCGGCGTGACCTACGACGCAGGGACCTCGACCATCACGCTCTACCACAACGGCGGGGCGGTCTGCGACCGCGTGTTGAAGGACGGAGCCTTCGGTCCGATGACGTTCGACGAGGTGAGCGGCATCTGCCTCGGCGCCTTCCCGTCGCAGGTCGGCCTGGGTTCGGGTGCCGGCTGGACGGCCGAGGCTTCCTTCTATACGGGAGCCATGGACGAGATCTATCTCTACGATCAGGTGTTGACGCCGGCACAGGTGACGGCACTGTACGAACAGGCGAAATAG
- a CDS encoding glucoamylase family protein has product MKGFPFFKPLLPALVLLGVGCGGDSTDDRTPAGDQLALSSVTIGGQSGLSDFDDVSPDAEIVLDFTAALDAATVEANIYLLDAGGAKVDASDVYDGAKRVTLKPSAGLNAYASYRLIVDSGLKSAAGEAILTGKVIRIRTGLDTSDKFPQISDEELLTKVQQQTFRYFWEGAESTSGMARERTSSGATVTTGGTGFGVMAMTVAAERGFVTRSEACQRVQRIVTFLAERATSYHGAFSHWIDGQTGQTLPFSADDNGADLVETGLLFQGLLTARAYFDGADAAESKLRADITALWEAVEWDFFTKEGTEKVLYWHWSPDKGWAMNMPIQGWNEALIVYVLAASSPTHPIGREVYAEGWARGGAMRNGKSFYDTVLPLGEDYGGPLFWAHYSFLGLNPRGLSDAYADYWEQVCNHTRINYAYCVDNPKGYAGYGADCWGLTASDIPDGYTASSPTNDRGVIAPTAALSSMPYTPDESMAALRFFYYKLGDKLWSDYGFIDAFDLTSGWFDRGMHIAIDQGPIVVMIENYRTGLPWNLFMSDKDVQRGLAELGFTVEAGS; this is encoded by the coding sequence ATGAAAGGTTTTCCGTTTTTCAAGCCTCTCCTGCCTGCACTGGTTTTGCTGGGTGTCGGCTGCGGCGGCGATTCGACCGACGACCGCACGCCCGCGGGCGATCAGCTGGCGTTGAGCTCGGTTACGATCGGCGGGCAGAGCGGCCTGTCGGATTTCGACGACGTGTCGCCCGACGCCGAGATCGTGCTCGACTTCACGGCGGCGCTCGACGCGGCGACCGTCGAGGCCAATATCTATCTGCTCGACGCCGGAGGCGCGAAGGTGGACGCCAGCGACGTTTACGACGGCGCGAAGCGCGTCACGCTCAAACCCTCCGCCGGGTTGAACGCGTATGCTTCCTACCGGTTGATCGTCGACAGCGGCCTGAAATCGGCTGCCGGGGAGGCGATCCTGACCGGCAAGGTGATCCGGATCCGGACGGGGCTGGACACGAGCGACAAATTCCCGCAGATTTCCGACGAGGAGCTGCTCACCAAGGTGCAGCAGCAGACCTTCCGCTATTTCTGGGAGGGTGCCGAATCGACGAGCGGCATGGCGCGCGAGCGCACCTCGTCGGGCGCGACGGTCACTACCGGCGGGACGGGCTTCGGCGTGATGGCCATGACGGTGGCCGCCGAGCGCGGTTTCGTGACCCGCAGCGAGGCGTGCCAGCGGGTGCAGCGGATCGTGACCTTCCTTGCGGAGCGGGCGACCTCCTATCACGGCGCCTTCTCGCACTGGATCGACGGCCAGACGGGGCAGACGCTTCCCTTCTCGGCCGATGACAACGGCGCCGATCTGGTGGAGACCGGGCTGTTGTTCCAGGGGTTGCTGACGGCGCGTGCCTACTTCGACGGCGCCGATGCGGCAGAGAGCAAGCTGCGCGCCGACATCACCGCCTTGTGGGAGGCCGTCGAGTGGGATTTCTTCACCAAGGAGGGGACGGAGAAGGTGCTCTACTGGCATTGGAGTCCCGACAAGGGCTGGGCGATGAACATGCCGATACAGGGGTGGAACGAGGCGTTGATCGTCTACGTGCTGGCCGCCTCGTCGCCGACGCATCCCATCGGCCGCGAGGTGTATGCCGAAGGCTGGGCGCGCGGCGGCGCGATGCGCAACGGCAAGTCGTTCTACGATACCGTGCTGCCGCTGGGCGAGGATTACGGCGGCCCCCTTTTCTGGGCCCACTATTCCTTCCTGGGGCTGAATCCCCGAGGACTCTCCGATGCCTACGCCGACTATTGGGAGCAGGTGTGCAACCATACCCGGATCAACTACGCGTATTGCGTAGACAACCCCAAGGGGTATGCCGGTTACGGTGCCGACTGCTGGGGACTGACGGCCAGCGATATTCCCGACGGCTACACCGCCTCGTCGCCGACGAACGACCGGGGAGTCATCGCCCCCACGGCAGCCTTGTCGTCGATGCCCTACACGCCCGACGAGTCGATGGCCGCACTGCGCTTCTTCTACTATAAACTGGGCGACAAGTTGTGGAGCGACTACGGGTTTATCGACGCCTTCGATCTCACGTCCGGCTGGTTCGACCGGGGAATGCACATTGCCATCGATCAGGGCCCGATCGTGGTGATGATCGAAAACTACCGCACGGGATTGCCGTGGAACCTGTTCATGTCCGATAAGGATGTGCAGAGGGGACTCGCCGAACTCGGATTTACGGTCGAGGCGGGCAGTTGA